A window of the Chryseobacterium arthrosphaerae genome harbors these coding sequences:
- the ribH gene encoding 6,7-dimethyl-8-ribityllumazine synthase — MATVNLSDYKPLHITNAEDFSIGIVFSEWNDFVTYNLRDAALEILEKEGVKPENIKLFPVPGAFELSYASMQLCKERKYDAVISIGCVIRGETPHFDYVCSAVAQGIKDCNIMTDTPTIFCVLTDDTKEQSIARSGGDLGNKGVEAAVTALRMIDFKKKLSDKKGNIGFGHS, encoded by the coding sequence ATGGCAACAGTTAATCTTTCCGATTACAAGCCACTTCATATAACCAATGCCGAAGATTTTTCTATCGGCATTGTTTTTTCTGAGTGGAATGATTTTGTAACCTACAATCTTCGTGATGCAGCTTTGGAAATCCTTGAAAAAGAAGGGGTAAAACCTGAAAACATCAAACTTTTCCCTGTTCCCGGAGCTTTTGAATTGAGCTATGCAAGCATGCAGCTTTGCAAAGAGAGAAAATATGATGCTGTCATCTCTATCGGATGTGTAATCCGTGGCGAGACCCCACACTTTGATTACGTATGCTCAGCCGTAGCACAGGGAATCAAAGACTGCAACATCATGACAGATACCCCTACAATCTTCTGTGTATTGACAGATGATACCAAAGAACAATCTATCGCAAGAAGCGGAGGTGATCTGGGAAATAAAGGTGTGGAAGCAGCTGTTACCGCTTTAAGGATGATTGATTTCAAAAAGAAATTATCGGACAAAAAAGGAAATATCGGATTTGGTCATTCTTAA